TCTTTGGGAGCGACGCAGGGAGTGTGTTCAAACAGAGGGATAACACCGTCTTCCACGGCGATGCCGCCATTCTTGGATCAACTACCCCAACTGGGGGCACTGCCAACTGTGCCAACTGTCAACTGGGAAAAGCCGTGTTTTCAGGTTCAAAATCATCGCTTTAAAACAGGCATGTTCCATGCCGTGATAGGCCATGGGGCTGAGGGAGAAGTCAGGGGCAGGAAGATCACTCGTTCATCTTTTGGTCCAGGTATTGGGCGATGAGGGATTCGTATTCCTTGCCTACATAGGAACGGTAAGAAAAGAGTTCGTACTTCAGTTTCTTCCAGTAGTTCAGGATGCTCTCCTTGGAGTCGAGGGAATTGATTTCCAGGTAAATGGAACCCAGATAAATGTCTCTCAATCGGGAACGGTGGAATTCGAACATTTCTTTTAAAAGGAACTGCTGTTCCTCAGAGAGATGCAAGTCCCTGATCTTTTCCTGCATTTCATTCTGTATTTCGTAAAATTCCAGAAAATTTGAAGCCTTGTTCAGGCGAGACTGAAACGCCTTCAGTATCTGTTCACTGATTTTCTTCTTCTGCTCCTCGAAAGCTTTTTCCAGCTCCTCTTCGAAATTTTTCGTATCGTAAGGCAGCTTTTCCTGGAGCTCCTGAATCATGCCCTGGTAGCGCCTCACCAGATCGGCATGATTCCAGATGTTTGCCAGGGACTTTACCATGAGATCGAACTGAACGGCATCGTGATATTTGGCCCGGACGGCTTTTTCGTTGGCGCTCGAGTGAAAGTAGAGCTGGCCGTAGCCTTGCGGGAAAAGGATCGCCTTTCCATCCTCGATGCAGTGCTGAGGAAACGGGAACTCGCGAAGAGCATTCAGGAGGACTTCATGCCTCCGTTCGATATTCCGGCTCAACTCCCTTAAATTGATGAGACCGCCTTTTTCTTCCACTCCGAAATGATAGTGAAAGGCCTGAAAAGCAATGAGGAGCATTTTGATGCATTCCTCCGTTTCCAGGAACCGGGAAAGGGGGGTGAAATCGTAGATCCGCATCCCTCCTCCAAGATGATCCAGGCAATAGAGGAGATAAAATCGGACTTCGTGGCTCAGAGAAGAAAGAATGTCGAAAAGCTCTTTGGCCTGCAAAAGCTGTTTTTCGAAAGTCGCAAATCCGACACTTGTGAGTTTTTTCTTGTGATAGATAAAACTTACGGGCCTTTTCAGGAGATGCAATTGCAGGTCGGCATAATCCACCCACATGACGCCCATAAGCCTCAAAAGGCGTTCGAAGGCAGCTCGCTGCCGCCCCCGCCAGAGGGCCGGGTCTTCCAGATCACCCTCCACAAACCCACAAGCACGCATTTGATCCGAGAGTACCTCCTGCAGATCAGGGCAGATCAGCTGAAAATCAGGTAGCACTGTCGCTCCCTTTTCTCTCAGGAACGCTCTGAGCCACTCTTTCCAATCGCTTCGAGACCGGATGATTTCAAGGGCCACAGACCTGTAGAAGAGGAAGTTGTCCAGAAGGTCCGATACCATGAGACCTTCCTGTACGGCTGAAGCGGCCAGTATGGAATGAAGTACAAATGCGTCCAGCAGCAGTTCGTCACGCTCCGCCGTATAGCGTTCAAGGGCGATGATGGGCTCTTCGCCCTGAACGACATGGCCGACTAAACCGTGATGGCGGACCAGGTGGATCACCATCCGCTTTACTTGAGGATCCAGCTTATACCTGTCCAATAGATGGGTCTCCTGGAGCACGAAGGCCCCCTGTTCCGCATGGGTCCAGTGGGCTGTCGAGTTCCCTTCCTGGGCATCGACGCAATAGCCTTCGATTTTACCGATCTCCTGAAAGAGAAGTGCCAGGGTGAAAGACTGGTAGAGTGAGGCCTGCTGCTGAATGCGCTCCACCAGGTATTCCAGGATATCCATCTGGGCGTGCGAGGCTCCGATTCCCTCTTCAGCAAGCGGGCCGAATTCCTGCTTGGCGAACTGGTAGAACGTGTTGGGATCTTGAAAGGCATTCCGGTCCTTGAGGACCAGCGCCTGAAATTTTCCAAGACACCGCATGACATAGCTCCCCAAAGATTGCTTCCGGCGGGTGGGCCAGTTTTCCAGGAGATTTCCAAGAGCATGGAATTCCGGCAGGAAAAAGCGCAGGATATCCGGACAATGCTTGGCTAGGATGCTGATATTGTCATAAATTTCTTCGGGGATGAAAATCTGGCTCTGTAGAATGGATTTGAGGCGGTCTTCTATCTTGCTGATTTCGCGGTCTTTGGCATCTAGACCATCCTTGCCCTCGAAAAGATCGCATTGGAGGGTGCAGCCTTCCCGTTGCAGGTACTGGTGGAAGCTTGCCAGTTCCGAAAAGCGCCGTTCCATCTCTTGCAGATTCTTCAGGGAAATCCCTCTCAGCTTCTGGGATTCGAAATGGGAGAGCAAGGCTTCAATTTGCTGAATATTTTCATCGACGTCCACATAGGAAATATCGATGGCGTGGGTAGCGGAATTGAGCATGATGCGCAAACCGCTGTCGAAGATGAAAGCGGGGCGGCCATCGGAGAGGGCTGCCTTGATTTCATCAAAAAAACTGGGACGCAGTTCCTGGATCGGGATACGCAGCAATGTCTCCTTGATCTTATTGATACGCGGTTCGCGGCGGCCCCTCGGACTTCCCGCAAGAATGGGATTGAAATTGATCACATGCCTTTCCGAGGAGTTCACGGCGATCCAAAGCAGGATAAATCCTGCCCGAGTCCCCAGCTTTGGGAAAAGATGGCCGGTTCCGTGAAACTCCGAATCGAGGAACTGCCGGAAAAAATAAGACTGGCCGAAAATATAGTTGGACATGAACAGCTGTTTGAATTGCTCGGCAATCCTCGCCAGTTCAAGGGCGCTTTCCAGGTGGAGCAGTTTATCGTTCTGGTAATCGCAGATCACCTCTTTTTCAAAAGCGCTCTTGCGCATGAATTCCCTCCAGTTGTCCAGGAATTCGAAGAGGTTGAAAAACTTCATCATTTCGCGAATGGCTTTGTTCTGCACTCCTCCGAGAGCACTGATGCGCAAGTCGTGGAGTCTGTCCCAATCCAGCTGGGAATCCGTGGCCACATTGATGGCATCGTCGTAGAGTCGATAAAGTTCCCTCGCCTGAGCCGGGGTGAATGCGTCTCCCAAAGCCCCCGCGATTTCGGCCATGCTCATGAGGCGGCAAACGCGCAGAAGATCGAGAATTTCCTGGTGATTCCCCTCCTTGGCCCTATCCGTGATCGGCTTCAACGTCTTGGCCGGAAGCTTTCCGAAAACGATGCGGCTCATGGTCGTGTGACCCACCACGATGAGGAGGATTTCCCTCAGCTGCGCGGGAGAAAAACCGTGCAGGGAAAGCTTGGGGATGTTTTCCAGGATGGGAGTGAATTGCCCCTCTATGGAATCGGGATTCAGAATATTGCGGCTCTTTTCCAATAGCCTCAGTTGGCCGAGGAGCTTCACCACAGCGCTGAACCGTTCGTTCTGACTCCGAAAAGGATTGCTCAGCCGAGTTCGCTCCAGCTCGGAAAGTCCATGAAATTTATTGTTTCTGATGTCGATCAGAATCTTCAAAACATCCAGCACATAGCGAAAGGTGTTGCGATATTCGGCCACGAGGGGCAAGCTGCAGCCTTCCATTCCAGAGGCTCTGATGTCCTCTTCAAGTCCGGCGAGGGCCACTTCCGGCTGGCGTGGTGTCCCCACGAAGACGAAAAGGCTCTCGGGCAGCTCCCGGTCCATTTCCAGCCGCTCTTCCCAGTACTGGTGATGGTGCCTCGGAGACTTTCGCTTCAGGGTTTTGGAGACGAAATAGAGTTCGAAAACCTTCTTCCACTGCTTTTCCGGATTCTTCATGTAGGTTTGCGGCAGCCGGAGGTTGAGATAGGGCAGCTCGTTGACTTCCTCGATGGAGAGTTCTTCCGGTTTGTGGTGGTTGAGCAAGCCTTTGAGGTGCGGATCGAAAAAAGCGAATCGGTTCAGATAGTAGTGAAAATCCGAAATATGAATGTCCATGGAGTCTTGAAAGGAATGGCCTTCATACTTCTTTTTTGTCTTGAAGGTATGGGAAAAAAGAAGGAAAAACTTGAGATCCTCGTCGGACTTGAACCGAACATGGCAGCTCTGATCCTCCTGGGGCCCCGGAGAGTGCGCCAGCACATGGATCTTTCCATTGGGTTCCAGGATGTCGTAAATCTTCCCGGCAAGATACATGGCGTAATAGGAAAGACGCTTACGGCTCATGGGACGCTTGGAAGCCCCCGGAAGCTGCTGCTCCAGAAGATATTCAAAGGGATCTTTGGGAAGAATGACAACATCCAGGGGAATACGCCAGGAACGGAGTTTTTCTATGGATTCAAAAAGGAAAATGCGATGGCTCGACAGTCGCGCCCTCAGTTCATGAACGATGAGATCGTGGCTTGCCGTAAGCAATCCGATATCCAACCGCTCCGTTCGCGTTTCGAAGATGTGTTGGATGATGAGTTCTTCGATTTCATCGGCTTTTGTTTTGATCTCCTGGAGCGAGTGCGCCACAAGATTGATGGGAATGAGGAAATAGGGTTTGCCTGCTTCGCTGAAACGGATGAGAAGTCCCAGTTTTTGGTAGATGGTGTTGAGATGCCTGGCGTTCCTCCCGATCACCTCGCAATCTTGAAAGTCGAGGCTCTCCAGAAAATCCGTATCCGCCCTGCTCAATACACTCTGTTCGACCAGACCCAATCCATAGGCATTTCCCCCAAACCGGCTGGGGAGAAAACCGGGATGGTCTTCTGCCGCAAATGTGCCTATGGGCACATCCTGAGGATTGATGCCAACCCGCACATAGTCTTCCGGCTTGATCAGGCGAAAAAAAGTTTCCTGAGATTCAAAGGACTTGGACTGCCAGGCAAATTTTTTATCGTTCATCATAACTTCCACAAAAGCCGCTGGAGCTTTTCTATGATGTGACTCAGCGGCAAAGATTTCATCCGCCGGAAAAATTGTTTTTGTTTTTCATATCACAGGATTTCTGAATTTCAATTCAGTGCAACAGCTTCTTGTTTGATCTTTTTTTGAATGTATGCTGTCGTCAGAAAAATGACAATGCCCATACTGAGCCCCAGTAGATCCAGAGACAGATCCACAAAACTGGGGGTCCTGCCTGGAACGAAAGCCTGGTGTATTTCGTCCGACACACCCCAAAGGATCCCTGCCGCGAGGACTCTACTCGCAAAATTCAATCTCCCTCGCTTTTTCAGGATGGGGTACCAGCCCCAGCACAAAAAAATTCCAAGGGTAAAATATTCCAACGGATGGAACAAACTGGCATTGAAAGAAAGACTCACATTGGAAAAAGACCGCTGGGAAAGAGAGAAAATAAATGCCGCATAGAGAATTCCAGGAACCCACCAGTGCCAGGGATTCAATCGATTGCGCCGCTCGTGGGCTCTAAAAATCCATGCAATGAAAGCCCCCATGAAAAGAAGGGAGATGGAAAACGCAAGTTCTTTCAGATCGATGCGGTACAGTTTTGCAACAAACAAGGAACCCACTGCCTGCCCCGCATAGATGAGAGCGATCCAGGTCCAGGCGGATACAGTCGTCAGGCTTTCAATTTTTCTAAAAAAATCGGATAAAGGCATAAAAACAGATAGCCTTCTCAGGGGAAAAATCCGCTTCCAATGTAGAATTTCGTTCATAAGTCATTATTTGTGCTCATGATAACCTTGCCAGGAGATTCACTCTACCATTAATGGCCAAAAACACTAAGCTATAATTTGCCAATCCGCCATGAAGTTGTTAAGGTTTTGTGGTCTTGAAACGCTCCGGTATTTCGTGGAATTGGAGCGCAACCCCACGGAGTTCCACGCTGAAGCAGGGAAAGAGGATCGAAAGCGGCTGTAAAAAAAATCTGCGAAGATCAATGGATGGGAATGGAAAAAACGCGGAGGGGAGATATGTCTGCAGGTACGTTTAGGAAGTGGTTCGTGACGCATCTTGTCCTGGGTTTTGCCGTCGTAAGCGCGATGGGATCGGCTGCCGCCATGACGGAGGACGAAAAGAACAACATAGAGTTGTATGAGCGGCTGGCTCCAGGCGTGGTGAACATTACGAGCACTGTTCTGGAACACGATTTCTTTTTCAATGTCGTCCCTCGACAAGGGGCTGGTTCGGGATCGGTCATCGATTCCAGGGGGTATATTCTCACCAACCACCACGTCATAGAAGACGCCAGCAAGCTGGAGGTGACTCTGGCCGACGGAAAGAAATATACCGCCAGGCTCATCGGCTCCGACCCCGACACGGACATTGCCGTCGTAAAAATTGACGCCACAAGAGAAAATCTCGTAGTGATCCCCATGGGTTCCTCAGCCAACTTGAAGGTCGGCCAAAAGGCCGTCGCCATAGGAAATCCCTTCGGCCTGGGGCAGACACTCACCACCGGTGTCATCAGTTCCATCGGGCGCACCTTACGCTCCACGACGGGAAGGCTGGTGGAGGACATCATTCAGACCGATGCATCCATCAATCCCGGCAACTCGGGGGGCCCCCTGATCGATTCCTCCGGTAAAATGATCGGCATCAACACGGCCATTTTCAGCCCGACAGGGGCCAATGTGGGAATCGGCTTCGCCATTCCCATCGACACGGCAAAACGGGTCGTCGACGAACTCATCAACAAGGGCTACTATGCCTACCCATGGATGGGCATCTCCCTGATGACCCTCTCGGCGGATATGGCCGAAGCATTGAAGCTTTCCGTGGATTCCGGCGTGATGGTTGTGGAAGTGGTCCCGAGAGGTCCGGCCGACAGGGCGGGAATTCGCGGCGGCACTTCACGCGCTCAGATCGGAAACAACATTGTTGTAGTGGGTGGTGATATCATCGTCAAGATGAACGGCAAGAAAGTGAGCGATGCCGATACCGTCATTCGGGATATACGCAAGTTCAGGCCGGGGGATCGCATCCAATTCGATGTAGTTCGCTGGGATGGAAGTCGCAAAAACATTACTCTCATACTCGGCGAACAGCCCAAAAGTTCCCGCTGAAAGAGACTTTTGCAAGTGATATTCGAACCCAATAGAAAGGTCGGTACCCATGAAAAATAAAACTCTCTTCAAGCATCGGCGTCCCCGCCCTCTGACTTTTGTCGTCATGGACGGAATCGGTTACCGTGCGAACCCTGAAGGAAATGCCGTTTCTCAGGGTTATACTCCTCACCTGGACTGGCTTCTCGCCAACTGCCACTATACGTTGTTGAAAGCTCATGGCACCGCGGTGGGCCTGCCTTCCGATTCCGACATGGGAAATTCCGAAGTGGGACACAATGCCATCGGCGCAGGACGCTTTTTCCCTCAAGGGGCTCGACTGGTCAATGAGGCCATAGCATCCGGGAGCATTTTCGAGGGAAAAGGCTGGCGGCGCTTGATCGATTTTTGCCGCAAGCACGATGGTTCCATGCATTTTATTGGACTTTTCTCGGATGGCAATGTGCACAGCCACCTGGACCATTTGAAAGCCATGCTCAAGCATCTGGCTCTCCACGACAAAGTCTTGCGAGCCAGAATTCATATTCTGTTGGATGGAAGGGATGTGGGAGAGACTTCCGCACTGGATTATGTCATTCCCTTCGAATCCTTCCTGAAAGAGATCAACCGGCAGGCCGGCGTGGATTACCGTATTGCCAGTGGCGGCGGCCGGATGAAAGTCACCATGGACCGCTACGAGGCCGATTGGAACATTGTCGCGCTGGGTTGGAAGACCCATGTGGCGGCCGAAGGACGCACTTTCGGTTCAGCGCAGGAGGCCATCGAAACCTACCGCAAGGAGAAGCCGGGAATTATCGATCAAGATCTTCCTCCCTTTGTCGTTGCCGACGGTTCCGGCCCGGTGGGCCCTGTGAAAGACGGAGACTCCGTCGTCTTCTTCAACTACCGGGGGGACCGCGCCATCGAGATCAGCCGCGCTTTCGAAGAGCCCGATTTCGATAAGTTTCCGCGCATCCCTTATCCCAATGCCGCCTATGCCGGAATGATGGAATACGATACGGAAGCCCATATCCCAAAGAATTACCTGGTGGAACCTCCCGTCATCGGCAACACCATGGGGGAATTCCTCTGCAAGGCGGGCATGCGGCAGATGGCCATCAGCGAAACCCAGAAATTCGGTCATGTGACTTACTTCTGGAATGGAAACCGGTCCGGGCTTCTCGATCCAAACCTGGAGGAATACGTCGAAGTGCCTTCAGACAGGGTGCCTTTCGAGGAACGCCCCTGGATGAAGGCGGCGGAAATCACGGACCGTGTGGTCGAAGCCATCGGTTCGGGGAAATTCGACATGATCCGGCTCAATTATGCCAATGGGGATATGGTGGGACATACGGGGGTTTTCCAGGCTGCGCGCATCGCCGTGGAAACGGTGGATCTTTGCCTGGGAAGGCTTATGAAAGCGACACAAAAAGCGGGAGGCATCATGGTCGTCACTGCAGACCATGGCAATGCAGAAGAGATGTATGAATTGGACAAGAAAACAGGCAAACCCAAATACAACGAGGAAGGCAAGCCAAAGGCCAAAACCGCCCACACACTGAATCCGGTGTGGTTTATCGTCTACGATCCCTCAGGGGAATGCGCCTCCCTTCGCTTCAACCCCGAAATCAAGGAACCAAAGCTTACGAACATTGCTGCGACATGTTTTCAGCTCCTGGATCTGGAGCCACCCGAGCTGTACGATCCGCCGTTGTTGATGGCCAATGGCTGATAGCTCCCGGCTCATGGAAAGGAATGAGGAAACAAGCTCGGGAAAGAACGATGCGGCTTGCGGGAGGGGGCTTCCCGCTTCAGTTTTAGCAGGAAGCACCCGTCACGCCGCGCTTCTTTTCAATCGAATCACCAGCACTTCACCGCTGCAGGCAAAACGGACCGGAACCCCTGAAACACCGACCCCGCAACTGGTATAACCCGCCATGTTCCCGTATTTCCAGCTCCCCTCACAGAACCGCCGCGGCGCACTGCTGTGAGTGAAAACAGGCCCCACATAAGGAAGCTTTATCTGGCCGGCGTGCGTGTGTCCACACAGATACAGTTTGGGCCCGTACGCCTCCGCTTCCTTGTAGACCTCGTTGGAATGCGCCACAAAGATGCAAAATTCCCCGCGAGGAACATCTTCGAATGCCTGCGCCAGATCATGACACTTGTAATAGTGGGGATCGTCCACTCCCGCGATCCAGATGCGATCTCCGTTTCGTTCAATAGGTAAGGCGTCATTTACCAGAAAACAGACTCCACATTTTTGGAGGGGGCCGACAATTTCAACACAGTCATGATTGCCCAGAACGCCCAGGATCCCATCCCTGCTTCGAATCTCGGGAATTACCCGGCGAAGGTGCGACAAAGCTTCTGCAAAAGGACCATGGGTTTCCATCCGGAAGTCCCCACCCAGGATGCAGAGATCGGCGTTCACTTCTCGCAGCACGACCTGCAGGTTTTCCGTCAAACCTTCCAGACCGTCCAGGTGAAGATCGGAAAAAAAGAGGATCTTATAATCGTCGAAAGAAGGCGGAAGCTCCGGAAAAGAGAAAGTCACCTCATGCTTTCTGATCTGCAGAGCATTGCGCTTGCCCTTTTCATAAATCCCCAACGCTTTGAAAGCCGTTTTCATGAGAATATGATAATAAAGGGAATCTTCGAAATTAACGAAATGATGCAAGGGATTGGAAGTAATCTGGCAAGAACGGAACTCTCGCAGACGGACCCAGGAATTCACGGGTCTGGGATAATTCGGAAAAGGTTTGTCCAATAAAACCGCTTTAAAAAACAATGACCCAACATAAGCGCCCACACAAAAAAAGGCGAGAAGCAGAAGAGTTTCCCATGCGCTCAGGTCAAAATAAGGGGTAATGACAAAAAAGGGGAAAACTCCTTCGAATACCTGATCCAATCCGGCGAAAATACTCCCACTCGCCATTCCAAGGCGCCTCTTGATAAAGCTCGAAAGGAGGTCTCCTCCCATACTGAGTATCCCGGCCAGGAATCCAATATACCAGGGGAACCCAAAGATCAAGCCTACCATCCAGCCCATCAGTGTTGCGGAATAAACACCTCTGATCGTCTTATGGGGTCCCAGGATGGGCTTACCATCCCCAAAAGTGCGCCCACGGTCCAGCGGAGCATTCCACTTGTCATGAAGGAAGTGGGCAAGAAGCGGGGGGGCCAAATTGATGGACCAGATCAGAAAGAGAATCTTCAGGAAGAGGATCATTCCGGTAATCGCTTATTTTGTTTAGGAGTAGAGAGATATTTTTAAGGAAAAGAATTGCGGTGGGCAAAGAAAAGACTTTACCCACCGCAAGAAGTTAACTTTACTCCCTTATTCCAGAAAATTCTTCAAC
This region of Desulforhabdus amnigena genomic DNA includes:
- a CDS encoding S1C family serine protease → MSAGTFRKWFVTHLVLGFAVVSAMGSAAAMTEDEKNNIELYERLAPGVVNITSTVLEHDFFFNVVPRQGAGSGSVIDSRGYILTNHHVIEDASKLEVTLADGKKYTARLIGSDPDTDIAVVKIDATRENLVVIPMGSSANLKVGQKAVAIGNPFGLGQTLTTGVISSIGRTLRSTTGRLVEDIIQTDASINPGNSGGPLIDSSGKMIGINTAIFSPTGANVGIGFAIPIDTAKRVVDELINKGYYAYPWMGISLMTLSADMAEALKLSVDSGVMVVEVVPRGPADRAGIRGGTSRAQIGNNIVVVGGDIIVKMNGKKVSDADTVIRDIRKFRPGDRIQFDVVRWDGSRKNITLILGEQPKSSR
- a CDS encoding CDP-archaeol synthase yields the protein MILFLKILFLIWSINLAPPLLAHFLHDKWNAPLDRGRTFGDGKPILGPHKTIRGVYSATLMGWMVGLIFGFPWYIGFLAGILSMGGDLLSSFIKRRLGMASGSIFAGLDQVFEGVFPFFVITPYFDLSAWETLLLLAFFCVGAYVGSLFFKAVLLDKPFPNYPRPVNSWVRLREFRSCQITSNPLHHFVNFEDSLYYHILMKTAFKALGIYEKGKRNALQIRKHEVTFSFPELPPSFDDYKILFFSDLHLDGLEGLTENLQVVLREVNADLCILGGDFRMETHGPFAEALSHLRRVIPEIRSRDGILGVLGNHDCVEIVGPLQKCGVCFLVNDALPIERNGDRIWIAGVDDPHYYKCHDLAQAFEDVPRGEFCIFVAHSNEVYKEAEAYGPKLYLCGHTHAGQIKLPYVGPVFTHSSAPRRFCEGSWKYGNMAGYTSCGVGVSGVPVRFACSGEVLVIRLKRSAA
- a CDS encoding VanZ family protein codes for the protein MPLSDFFRKIESLTTVSAWTWIALIYAGQAVGSLFVAKLYRIDLKELAFSISLLFMGAFIAWIFRAHERRNRLNPWHWWVPGILYAAFIFSLSQRSFSNVSLSFNASLFHPLEYFTLGIFLCWGWYPILKKRGRLNFASRVLAAGILWGVSDEIHQAFVPGRTPSFVDLSLDLLGLSMGIVIFLTTAYIQKKIKQEAVALN
- the gpmI gene encoding 2,3-bisphosphoglycerate-independent phosphoglycerate mutase, with the translated sequence MKNKTLFKHRRPRPLTFVVMDGIGYRANPEGNAVSQGYTPHLDWLLANCHYTLLKAHGTAVGLPSDSDMGNSEVGHNAIGAGRFFPQGARLVNEAIASGSIFEGKGWRRLIDFCRKHDGSMHFIGLFSDGNVHSHLDHLKAMLKHLALHDKVLRARIHILLDGRDVGETSALDYVIPFESFLKEINRQAGVDYRIASGGGRMKVTMDRYEADWNIVALGWKTHVAAEGRTFGSAQEAIETYRKEKPGIIDQDLPPFVVADGSGPVGPVKDGDSVVFFNYRGDRAIEISRAFEEPDFDKFPRIPYPNAAYAGMMEYDTEAHIPKNYLVEPPVIGNTMGEFLCKAGMRQMAISETQKFGHVTYFWNGNRSGLLDPNLEEYVEVPSDRVPFEERPWMKAAEITDRVVEAIGSGKFDMIRLNYANGDMVGHTGVFQAARIAVETVDLCLGRLMKATQKAGGIMVVTADHGNAEEMYELDKKTGKPKYNEEGKPKAKTAHTLNPVWFIVYDPSGECASLRFNPEIKEPKLTNIAATCFQLLDLEPPELYDPPLLMANG